Proteins from one Deltaproteobacteria bacterium genomic window:
- a CDS encoding AbrB/MazE/SpoVT family DNA-binding domain-containing protein, translated as MKTALIRIGNSRGVRIPKAILEACGLQDEVDLEVREDHLVIRAAAKPRTNWEEAFRRMGERRDDALLDEDSLPPTKWETTEWEW; from the coding sequence ATGAAGACAGCGCTGATTCGGATCGGCAATTCTCGCGGTGTGCGAATCCCCAAGGCAATTTTGGAGGCATGCGGGCTCCAGGACGAGGTCGACCTGGAGGTTCGGGAGGATCATCTGGTCATTCGTGCGGCCGCCAAGCCCCGGACGAACTGGGAGGAGGCTTTTCGCCGAATGGGTGAGCGACGTGATGACGCCCTTCTCGACGAAGACTCGCTACCACCCACCAAGTGGGAGACCACGGAGTGGGAGTGGTAG
- a CDS encoding UbiD family decarboxylase produces the protein MPVNDLRDWIDRIDGLGQLRRVDGADCEEGIGGLTDLYMEKVGRPALLFDRIPSYPPGFRVLSNVTTAPERVAVTLGIPRDLSLREMVEHCRRFHGALPGIEPRVVDTGPLLENVATGTDVDMLRFPTPTWHEDDGGRYLGTGCAVIMKDPDSDWVNVGCYRVAVHDRNTLGIMITGGKQGRLIMEKYWSRDEPCPVAVSFGHDPLIYLMAGLHAASGVCEYDVAGGIRGEPVDVVRGAVTNLPLPATAEIAVEGHIPPGRLELEGPFGEWTGYYAGGREKQPVIEVASLMYRNDPIILGTVPRRPPSEDTYISSFLSSSAIWEQMEAAGVPGIKGVWNHEGCGSQMFITIAITQLYQGHSKQAAMAAAGSYAGSYLNKMIVIVDDDIDPTDADAVLWAMCTRVDPDTDLDVMRNCWSSPLDPMAYPADRRNLNKRMLIDACRPWNQRGTFPKVAEASPALKERIRRRWPELCDI, from the coding sequence ATGCCGGTAAACGATCTGCGTGACTGGATCGACCGTATCGACGGCCTGGGCCAACTCCGCCGCGTGGACGGGGCCGATTGCGAAGAGGGCATCGGCGGCCTCACCGACCTCTACATGGAGAAGGTGGGACGCCCGGCGCTGCTCTTCGACCGCATACCAAGTTACCCGCCGGGCTTTCGCGTGCTGTCCAACGTGACCACGGCGCCCGAGCGCGTGGCCGTGACCCTGGGCATCCCGCGGGACCTGTCGCTTCGGGAGATGGTGGAGCACTGCCGCCGGTTTCACGGCGCCCTGCCCGGCATCGAGCCGCGGGTGGTGGACACCGGCCCGCTGCTGGAGAACGTCGCCACCGGGACGGACGTCGACATGCTCCGCTTCCCTACCCCCACCTGGCACGAGGACGACGGCGGGCGCTATCTGGGAACGGGGTGCGCGGTGATCATGAAGGACCCGGATTCGGACTGGGTCAACGTGGGCTGCTACCGGGTGGCCGTCCACGACCGGAACACCCTGGGGATCATGATCACCGGGGGCAAGCAGGGGCGGCTCATAATGGAGAAGTACTGGAGCCGGGACGAACCCTGCCCGGTGGCCGTCTCCTTCGGGCACGATCCCTTGATCTACTTGATGGCCGGATTGCACGCGGCCTCCGGGGTCTGCGAATACGACGTGGCCGGCGGAATCCGGGGAGAGCCCGTGGACGTCGTCCGGGGCGCGGTCACGAACCTTCCCCTTCCGGCGACCGCCGAGATCGCCGTCGAAGGCCACATACCCCCGGGGCGTCTCGAGCTCGAAGGCCCCTTCGGAGAGTGGACCGGCTACTACGCCGGGGGCCGCGAGAAACAGCCGGTCATCGAGGTGGCGTCGCTGATGTACCGGAACGACCCCATCATCCTAGGCACCGTGCCGCGCAGGCCGCCCAGCGAGGACACCTACATCTCCAGCTTTCTCAGCAGCTCGGCCATCTGGGAACAGATGGAAGCGGCGGGCGTGCCCGGCATCAAGGGGGTGTGGAACCACGAGGGCTGCGGCAGCCAGATGTTCATCACCATCGCCATCACCCAGTTGTACCAGGGCCACTCGAAACAGGCCGCCATGGCCGCCGCCGGCTCCTACGCGGGCTCCTATCTCAACAAGATGATCGTCATCGTCGACGACGACATCGACCCCACCGACGCCGACGCCGTTCTGTGGGCCATGTGCACGCGCGTGGACCCGGACACCGACCTCGACGTCATGCGCAATTGCTGGAGCAGCCCTCTGGACCCCATGGCCTACCCCGCCGACCGCCGAAACCTCAACAAAAGGATGCTCATCGACGCCTGCCGCCCCTGGAACCAACGGGGCACGTTCCCCAAGGTGGCGGAGGCCAGCCCCGCACTGAAGGAGCGCATCCGCAGGCGCTGGCCCGAGCTTTGCGACATCTGA
- a CDS encoding amidohydrolase family protein, translating to MERVDLLITNGNVVFREGTRPANLAISDGKVAAILQPGLEIDAARVIDAAGKHVLPGLVDPEGHPGHSFPLDIDFETESPAAAAAGVTTWGIQDPSPRMGKKPFVQDTRPEDVVSFHDVMDIAIKTGEENCITDFYFTPQLETDQQAEEIVEYAEKYGVTSYKFYCHAKHPHIAAKLWYVYRSGLATGFDDGVVYKTLESVAKIGPPGIVSFHPENFEIVRVFSQRLMDAGRMDMEAWTDRSPDFVEAHHIRQYAYLAKIAKCPMYVQHTTTGESLLAIRQAKEEGVEIYAQSNPVYLCLPAGTWKINVPLRYPETMELLWEACRNGEIDSLGSDHVVSHGTRAEMEVPGDVWKTTSGFPSRVEMMLPLMLDEGINKGRITLQRLVEMMCEAPARIFGLYPRKGSLQVGSDGDVVIVDLKRKVTVTNDLVHSRPGWTILEGREMTGWPVMTILRGEVLTEWPEGEPKSRIVATGKGRYIPRTPGNRFLY from the coding sequence ATGGAACGTGTGGATCTTCTGATTACCAACGGAAACGTCGTCTTCCGTGAAGGGACCCGTCCCGCGAACCTGGCCATCAGCGACGGGAAGGTCGCGGCCATCCTCCAACCGGGACTCGAGATCGACGCGGCCCGCGTCATTGATGCCGCCGGGAAGCACGTGCTGCCGGGACTCGTGGACCCCGAGGGCCATCCGGGCCACTCGTTCCCTCTCGACATCGACTTCGAGACCGAATCCCCGGCCGCGGCCGCCGCGGGCGTCACCACCTGGGGCATCCAGGACCCGAGCCCACGGATGGGGAAGAAGCCGTTCGTACAGGACACGAGACCGGAGGACGTGGTTTCGTTTCACGATGTCATGGACATCGCCATCAAGACCGGCGAGGAGAACTGCATCACGGATTTCTACTTCACGCCGCAGCTCGAGACGGACCAGCAAGCCGAGGAGATCGTCGAGTACGCGGAGAAGTACGGCGTTACGTCGTACAAGTTCTATTGCCACGCCAAGCATCCACACATCGCCGCCAAGCTCTGGTACGTCTACCGCTCGGGTCTGGCCACGGGCTTCGACGACGGGGTGGTGTACAAGACCCTGGAAAGCGTCGCCAAGATCGGGCCGCCGGGGATCGTCTCCTTCCACCCGGAGAACTTCGAGATCGTCCGGGTCTTTTCCCAGCGTCTGATGGACGCGGGGCGCATGGACATGGAGGCATGGACGGACCGTTCGCCCGACTTCGTCGAGGCCCATCACATCCGCCAGTACGCCTACCTGGCCAAGATCGCGAAGTGCCCCATGTATGTCCAGCACACGACCACCGGCGAGTCGTTGCTGGCCATCCGCCAAGCAAAGGAAGAGGGCGTCGAGATCTATGCCCAGAGCAACCCCGTGTATCTCTGCCTGCCCGCGGGCACGTGGAAGATCAACGTGCCGCTCAGGTACCCGGAGACCATGGAACTGCTGTGGGAAGCCTGCAGGAACGGAGAGATCGACTCCCTGGGGTCGGACCACGTGGTCTCGCACGGAACCCGCGCGGAGATGGAAGTGCCGGGCGACGTGTGGAAGACCACCAGCGGGTTCCCGTCGCGGGTGGAGATGATGCTGCCGCTGATGCTCGACGAAGGGATCAACAAGGGGAGGATCACGCTGCAACGGCTGGTGGAGATGATGTGCGAGGCGCCCGCCAGGATTTTCGGGCTCTACCCGCGCAAGGGCTCCCTGCAGGTCGGTTCCGACGGCGACGTGGTGATCGTCGACCTGAAGCGCAAGGTCACCGTCACCAACGATCTGGTCCACAGCCGTCCGGGATGGACGATTCTCGAAGGACGCGAGATGACCGGTTGGCCCGTCATGACGATCCTGCGGGGCGAAGTGTTGACGGAATGGCCCGAGGGAGAGCCCAAGTCCCGGATCGTTGCCACCGGCAAGGGCCGCTACATCCCGCGCACGCCGGGCAACCGGTTCCTCTACTGA